From Desulfonispora thiosulfatigenes DSM 11270, one genomic window encodes:
- a CDS encoding M23 family metallopeptidase gives MLTTLEQERKILDTKKRKLEAVKKDIAYLKSSRESKKEELRMASINKQELVKVLDTEKKSYEQGLNDIEKQSRQITSQIQKLQSSSSGSKPSNMLWPTPGYTRITSPYGWRNHPILNSKRFHTGIDIAAPHGANAVAVASGKVIFVGWNGAYGNTVIIDHGGGISTLYAHLSSFIVSTGTQVSVNQSVARIGSTGWSTGPHLHFEVRNNGNHINPYSFLK, from the coding sequence TTGCTAACTACCCTTGAACAAGAAAGAAAAATACTAGATACTAAAAAAAGAAAACTAGAAGCTGTAAAAAAAGATATAGCTTATTTAAAATCTAGTAGAGAAAGTAAAAAAGAAGAATTAAGAATGGCCAGCATAAACAAGCAAGAACTAGTAAAAGTACTTGATACTGAAAAAAAATCATATGAACAAGGATTAAATGATATAGAAAAACAATCTAGGCAAATTACGAGCCAAATTCAAAAATTACAATCTTCTTCAAGTGGTTCAAAGCCTAGTAATATGCTTTGGCCAACGCCTGGATATACGAGAATAACATCTCCTTATGGTTGGAGAAACCATCCTATATTAAATAGTAAAAGATTTCATACTGGTATAGATATAGCTGCTCCACATGGCGCAAATGCTGTAGCTGTGGCAAGTGGTAAAGTTATTTTTGTAGGTTGGAATGGTGCTTATGGTAATACAGTAATAATTGATCATGGTGGTGGAATTTCTACTTTATATGCTCATCTATCTTCTTTTATAGTTAGTACTGGTACTCAAGTTTCTGTAAATCAATCTGTTGCAAGGATTGGTTCTACTGGTTGGTCTACTGGACCACATTTGCATTTTGAAGTTCGAAATAATGGTAACCATATAAACCCGTATAGCTTTTTAAAGTAA
- a CDS encoding NAD(P)/FAD-dependent oxidoreductase, producing the protein MLRINNIKLRIDEDEKSLKKKIINILKLKENQLIKYQIYRKSIDARKKDLIYFIYTVDVKVKNEEVILKKLSNKGITKTPDMSYKEVSIGNIKLAHRPVIIGTGPSGLFAGLILAQMGFRPILLERGENVDERFKTVSTFWEERILNTESNVQFGEGGAGTFSDGKLTTLISDERCRKVLEEFIKAGAPESIIYSKKPHVGTDLLRNIVKQIRKQIIDLGGEVRFNSKVTDIVIQNNQIESVVINNEDALKCSVVLLGIGHSARDTFEVLYNKGIKINQKPFSIGVRIEHPQQLIDKNQYGEYAQNPKLGAADYKLVYHSPSGRSAYTFCMCPGGYVVASSSEAGGVVVNGMSEYSRAGLNANSAILVGVSPTDFESSDPLAGIEFQRKWERLAYKLTGESYFAPVQLVGDFLNDKKSNELGFVKPTYKPDVKFSELKNCLPDFVVETIKEALIYFDSKIKGFASKDAILTGVETRSSSPIRIERDENYQSNIIGLYPIGEGAGHAGGIMSSAVDGIRAAEQVALKYTPKV; encoded by the coding sequence ATGCTTAGAATTAATAATATTAAATTAAGAATAGATGAAGATGAAAAGTCTTTAAAAAAGAAAATAATAAATATACTTAAGCTTAAAGAAAATCAGTTAATTAAATATCAAATATATAGAAAGTCAATTGATGCAAGGAAAAAAGACTTAATATATTTCATTTACACTGTAGATGTTAAGGTAAAGAACGAAGAGGTTATTTTAAAGAAACTTTCTAATAAAGGTATAACTAAAACTCCTGATATGTCTTATAAAGAAGTATCTATTGGAAATATTAAATTAGCCCATAGACCTGTAATTATTGGAACAGGTCCTTCTGGTTTATTCGCGGGACTAATATTAGCTCAAATGGGATTTAGACCCATTCTTTTAGAAAGAGGAGAAAATGTAGATGAAAGGTTTAAAACTGTCTCTACGTTTTGGGAAGAAAGAATTCTTAATACGGAAAGTAATGTGCAATTTGGTGAAGGTGGTGCTGGTACATTTTCTGATGGGAAATTGACTACACTTATTAGTGATGAGAGATGTCGAAAAGTTTTAGAGGAATTTATAAAAGCGGGTGCGCCAGAGAGCATAATTTATTCTAAAAAGCCTCATGTTGGAACTGACCTTTTAAGAAATATAGTAAAACAAATTAGAAAGCAAATTATTGACTTGGGCGGAGAAGTTAGATTTAATTCAAAGGTTACTGATATAGTTATTCAAAACAATCAAATAGAGTCAGTTGTTATAAATAATGAAGATGCTTTAAAATGTAGTGTAGTTTTATTAGGAATAGGTCATAGTGCTAGGGATACCTTTGAAGTTTTATATAATAAAGGGATTAAAATTAATCAAAAACCTTTTTCAATAGGAGTACGAATTGAACATCCTCAGCAATTAATTGATAAAAATCAATATGGAGAATATGCACAAAATCCTAAGCTTGGTGCTGCCGACTATAAGCTTGTGTATCACAGTCCATCAGGAAGGTCTGCCTATACCTTTTGTATGTGTCCAGGAGGATATGTAGTCGCCTCTAGTTCTGAGGCAGGGGGCGTAGTAGTAAATGGTATGAGTGAATACAGTAGAGCAGGATTAAATGCTAATTCAGCAATCTTAGTAGGGGTTAGCCCTACGGATTTTGAGAGTAGTGATCCTTTAGCAGGTATTGAGTTTCAACGAAAGTGGGAAAGGCTGGCATATAAATTAACTGGAGAAAGTTATTTTGCGCCAGTACAATTAGTAGGGGATTTTTTAAATGACAAGAAAAGTAATGAATTAGGGTTTGTAAAACCCACTTATAAACCTGATGTTAAGTTTAGTGAATTAAAAAATTGCCTACCAGATTTTGTTGTGGAAACAATAAAAGAAGCTTTAATATATTTTGACTCTAAAATTAAGGGTTTTGCATCTAAAGATGCCATTTTAACTGGAGTAGAAACTAGGAGCTCTTCTCCGATTAGAATAGAAAGAGATGAAAACTATCAATCAAACATAATAGGCTTATATCCAATAGGAGAAGGTGCAGGACATGCTGGTGGTATAATGTCTTCTGCTGTAGATGGGATTCGAGCAGCAGAGCAGGTAGCTTTAAAATATACGCCAAAAGTATGA
- a CDS encoding diaminopimelate dehydrogenase, with the protein MEKIRVAIVGYGNIGKFAVEAVNEAPDMELVGVVRRPSSLSKPIPPELNNITVVSDIDELENVDVALISMPSRLVEETAVQLLNKGISTVDSFDIHSKIVDLRNNLNLIAQDNNSVAIISSGWDPGSDSMIRGIMEFMAPRGVTDTNFGPGMSMGHSVAVKAIEGVVDALSVTIPLGTGIHRRMVYIQIEPESNFDQIKENILKDPYFVNDETHVKLVPNVKDLIDVGHGVLMERKGVSGSTHNQLLKYEMRINNPALTSQIMVASARACLKQNPGSYTLIEIPIIDLIYGDREELIHKLV; encoded by the coding sequence ATGGAAAAAATACGTGTAGCAATTGTTGGATATGGTAATATTGGAAAGTTTGCAGTTGAAGCTGTAAATGAAGCCCCTGATATGGAATTAGTAGGAGTTGTAAGACGTCCTAGTTCTTTATCTAAACCAATTCCTCCAGAACTTAATAATATTACTGTTGTCTCAGATATTGATGAATTAGAAAATGTAGATGTAGCCTTGATTAGTATGCCTTCACGCCTGGTTGAAGAAACTGCAGTACAACTTTTAAATAAAGGTATTAGTACAGTAGATAGTTTTGACATTCACTCAAAAATTGTTGATCTAAGAAATAATCTTAATTTAATAGCCCAAGATAATAATTCTGTAGCAATTATTTCTTCTGGCTGGGATCCAGGGTCAGATTCTATGATTAGAGGTATTATGGAATTTATGGCGCCTAGAGGTGTTACCGACACTAATTTTGGTCCTGGTATGAGTATGGGACATTCCGTTGCCGTTAAAGCAATAGAAGGTGTAGTTGATGCTTTATCTGTAACTATTCCTTTAGGCACTGGTATTCATAGAAGGATGGTTTATATTCAAATAGAACCAGAATCTAACTTCGATCAAATAAAAGAAAACATACTTAAAGATCCATATTTCGTTAATGATGAAACACATGTAAAACTTGTTCCAAATGTAAAAGACTTAATTGATGTAGGTCACGGAGTTTTAATGGAACGTAAAGGAGTTTCAGGTTCTACTCATAATCAATTATTAAAATATGAAATGAGGATTAATAATCCTGCTCTAACTTCTCAAATAATGGTTGCTAGTGCTAGAGCTTGTTTAAAGCAAAACCCTGGTTCATATACTTTAATTGAAATACCAATAATTGACCTTATTTATGGTGATCGTGAGGAACTTATTCATAAGCTAGTTTAA
- a CDS encoding NAD(P)/FAD-dependent oxidoreductase, which yields MSGSNNNIIIIGGGAAGIVAAIFAKQNYADVTIIEKNDRIGKKILVTGNGRCNFTNLNVEVNCYSGKNPKFVYSSLASFNVHDTIDFFEKLGISHKIEEAGKVFPRSDQATSILDVLRYEVEELGIKLITNSDVRSISKKGSKFTVVSENGKVHKTDRIILATGGKAMPSSGSNGEGYELAKSFGHTVTDLYPGLVQLKLAGNLFKQIQGVKFKGTAGLFNNNKLLYTDYGDILFTSYGISGPPILQLSRKAAELLNKNEEAILKVKIIDNMNRDELNAYLTKRFMDRPKKSVEFSLVGLINKRIIPVILKEIGIKDINKSVANLTKEEKENLVTILTDWRFQIIGTKSWQDAQVTAGGINTNEVNQKTLESKLVKGLFFAGEILDIDGQCGGFNLQWAWSSGYLAGINASK from the coding sequence ATGTCTGGCTCAAATAACAACATAATTATAATTGGTGGAGGAGCTGCAGGAATAGTTGCTGCCATTTTTGCTAAACAAAATTACGCTGATGTAACTATCATAGAAAAAAATGATAGAATAGGAAAAAAAATATTAGTAACTGGAAATGGAAGATGTAATTTTACTAATCTAAATGTAGAGGTAAACTGCTATTCAGGTAAAAACCCTAAATTTGTATATTCCTCATTAGCAAGTTTTAATGTTCATGATACTATCGATTTTTTTGAAAAACTGGGCATCTCCCATAAAATAGAGGAAGCAGGAAAAGTTTTTCCAAGGTCAGATCAAGCAACTAGTATATTGGATGTTTTAAGATATGAAGTTGAAGAACTAGGGATTAAACTGATTACAAACTCAGATGTACGAAGTATTAGTAAGAAAGGGTCTAAATTCACAGTAGTTAGTGAAAATGGTAAGGTTCATAAGACTGATAGGATTATTTTAGCAACTGGTGGTAAAGCAATGCCTTCGTCAGGATCTAATGGTGAGGGTTATGAATTAGCTAAAAGTTTTGGACATACAGTAACAGATCTTTATCCTGGTTTAGTGCAATTGAAATTAGCAGGGAATTTATTTAAACAAATTCAAGGCGTGAAGTTTAAAGGTACAGCAGGACTTTTTAATAATAATAAACTATTATATACTGATTATGGTGATATTTTATTTACGAGTTATGGGATATCTGGACCTCCTATTTTACAATTAAGTAGAAAGGCTGCAGAATTATTAAATAAAAATGAGGAAGCTATCTTAAAGGTTAAAATTATAGATAATATGAATCGAGATGAATTAAATGCGTACTTAACTAAAAGGTTTATGGACAGACCAAAAAAGTCTGTCGAATTTAGTTTAGTAGGACTTATTAATAAAAGAATTATACCAGTAATTTTAAAAGAAATAGGAATAAAAGACATAAACAAGAGTGTAGCGAATTTAACAAAAGAAGAAAAAGAAAACTTGGTTACAATATTAACAGATTGGCGCTTTCAAATTATAGGCACTAAATCATGGCAAGATGCCCAGGTTACTGCAGGTGGAATTAATACAAATGAAGTAAATCAAAAAACTTTAGAGTCCAAATTAGTAAAAGGTCTTTTTTTTGCTGGAGAAATATTAGATATTGATGGGCAGTGTGGTGGTTTTAATCTTCAATGGGCATGGTCATCAGGATATTTAGCAGGGATAAATGCTAGTAAGTAG
- a CDS encoding iron-sulfur cluster assembly scaffold protein produces MYNDKVLDHFDNPRNLGIMENPDAVGTGGDPNCGDYVELFLKIEDNIITDVKYQVNGCPGAIATTSVYSELIKGKHLEDAAEITDVDILEALDNGLPEEKMHCSYLGGKALHAALINYILN; encoded by the coding sequence ATGTATAACGATAAAGTCTTAGACCATTTTGATAATCCAAGAAATTTAGGAATAATGGAAAACCCTGATGCAGTTGGTACAGGAGGGGATCCTAATTGTGGTGACTATGTAGAATTATTTTTAAAGATTGAAGATAACATAATAACTGACGTTAAATATCAGGTTAATGGTTGTCCAGGTGCTATTGCAACTACCAGTGTTTATTCTGAGCTTATAAAGGGAAAACATTTAGAAGATGCCGCTGAAATAACAGATGTAGATATTTTGGAAGCATTAGATAATGGATTACCTGAAGAAAAAATGCACTGCTCATATTTAGGTGGAAAAGCACTGCATGCTGCATTAATTAATTATATTTTAAATTAA
- a CDS encoding cysteine-rich small domain-containing protein, translating to MESNYKFFQNNKCEYFPCHKIDNQKEFNCLFCYCPLYALKDKCGGNFIYTKGIKDCSKCSIPHVDNGYEHIMSKIGQIIKLASKDNINLDKKNDL from the coding sequence ATGGAGTCAAACTATAAATTTTTTCAAAATAATAAATGTGAGTATTTTCCTTGTCATAAAATAGATAATCAAAAAGAGTTTAATTGTCTATTTTGTTATTGTCCTTTATATGCCTTAAAAGATAAATGTGGTGGTAATTTTATTTATACTAAGGGTATAAAAGATTGTTCAAAATGCTCGATACCCCATGTAGATAATGGATATGAACATATTATGAGTAAAATTGGACAAATAATTAAACTAGCAAGTAAAGATAATATTAATTTAGACAAAAAAAATGACCTTTAA